A portion of the Drosophila innubila isolate TH190305 chromosome 3L unlocalized genomic scaffold, UK_Dinn_1.0 0_D_3L, whole genome shotgun sequence genome contains these proteins:
- the LOC117788953 gene encoding transcription initiation factor TFIID subunit 8 gives MSPTMNPYAAVLGQVVDHMLAERDAEVASQLVRQKLVMLMHTNVTEIAMSISNAASHAGRTVPCYFDVERTFRLLGIRAQDLETLRNANYQVKPDITNILAVELRDEDIHKSPQLDINQQRGMRSGHHIPKYLPPYPSLHTYRNTMMDIFTDRNYISERERLAQHHLNTQRAINGFYLRTEPTTSLFTESEDVTEFMVLTVNIPKKPAYLEALMPRDEVFDVDIYEFKESPSNNGALSNAFLREPQIENTSSSDYFKEEVGFSLEEQADQEEVDWSLGEQDDQQEVDYNFEEQGDQQEVDYNLEEQEDQQDVDFNFEEQEYQEETQFNFEEQEDQQEVDYNFEEQGEREENGFNLNEQDQQDVDLNSDEQEDQEKYNLNMLAMPTLDDDDADDDDEWESDEKDDDGNELMLDA, from the exons ATGAGTCCCACAATGAATCCCTATGCTGCAGTGTTGGGTCAAGTGGTGGACCACATGCTGGCCGAAAGGGACGCTGAGGTGGCAAGTCAATTGGTGCGTCAAAAGCTGGTCATGTTGATGCACACCA ACGTGACTGAGATTGCAATGAGCATCTCGAATGCCGCCAGTCATGCAGGTCGAACTGTGCCCTGTTATTTTGATGTGGAACGCACATTTCGATTGCTTGGAATACGTGCCCAAGATTTGGAGACTCTGCGTAATGCCAATTACCAGGTGAAGCCGGACATAACGAATATCTTGGCGGTGGAGTTGCGCGATGAGGATATCCATAAGAGTCCTCAGCTGGATATCAATCAGCAGCGTGGCATGCGTAGTGGTCATCATATACCCAAATATCTGCCGCCTTATCCCAGTCTGCACACCTACAGGAACACCATGATGGACATATTCACCGACAGGAACTACATCTCGGAGCGGGAACGTCTTGCGCAGCATCATCTCAACACCCAGAGGGCCATCAATGGATTCTATTTGCGGACAGAGCCAACtacttcgctatttactgaaTCTGAAGATGTCACGGAATTCATgg TGCTCACTGTGAACATACCTAAGAAACCTGCATATCTGGAAGCTTTAATGCCACGGGATGAGGTCTTCGATGTGGacatttatgaatttaaagaGTCACCAAGTAATAATGGTG CGCTTAGTAATGCCTTCCTCAGAGAGCCACAAATCGAGAACACTAGTTCAAGTGATTATTTTAAGGAGGAAGTGGGCTTTAGTTTGGAAGAGCAAGCAGATCAGGAAGAAGTTGATTGGAGTCTGGGTGAGCAAGACGATCAGCAGGAAgttgattataattttgaagAGCAAGGAGATCAGCAAGAAGTGGATTATAATTTAGAAGAGCAAGAAGATCAGCAGgatgttgattttaattttgaagagCAAGAATATCAGGAGGaaactcaattcaattttgaagAGCAAGAAGATCAGCAGGAAGTggattataattttgaagAGCAAGGAGAACGGGAGGAAAatggttttaatttaaatgaacaagATCAGCAGGACGTTGATTTGAATTCAGATGAGCAAGAAGATcaggaaaaatataatttaaatatgttggcAATGCCAACacttgatgatgatgatgctgacgatgatgatgaatgGGAAAGCGATGAAAAAGATGATGATGGGAATGAGTTAATGCTGGACGCTTAA